The following proteins are encoded in a genomic region of Syntrophomonadaceae bacterium:
- a CDS encoding low molecular weight protein arginine phosphatase, with the protein MRTILFVCTGNTCRSSMAAFMAQHLLAEANMSGSVRILSAGTGAWPGAPASEPALLVMEERGIDLASHLSVHLTSGLVTEADLILTMTRRHRQYIEETWPQAADKTYTLAEYAGMEEEGPDVPDPYGLSVDEYRICADRLWILVTTALEKYLGLAA; encoded by the coding sequence ATGAGAACCATTTTGTTTGTCTGCACCGGCAATACTTGCAGGAGCAGCATGGCTGCTTTCATGGCCCAGCATCTTCTCGCGGAGGCCAACATGTCTGGCAGTGTCCGCATCCTTTCGGCGGGGACCGGGGCCTGGCCCGGAGCGCCAGCTTCAGAACCGGCATTGCTGGTGATGGAGGAGCGGGGCATTGACCTGGCCTCCCACCTTTCCGTACACCTGACCAGCGGACTGGTAACAGAGGCGGATTTGATTCTTACCATGACCAGGCGCCACCGCCAGTATATCGAAGAAACCTGGCCTCAGGCCGCTGACAAGACCTATACCCTGGCTGAATATGCCGGGATGGAGGAGGAAGGGCCGGATGTCCCTGATCCTTATGGTTTATCTGTGGATGAATACCGCATCTGTGCGGACAGGCTCTGGATCCTGGTGACGACAGCCCTGGAAAAATACCTGGGTTTGGCAGCGTAA